The Caretta caretta isolate rCarCar2 chromosome 10, rCarCar1.hap1, whole genome shotgun sequence genome has a window encoding:
- the LOC125643851 gene encoding myb/SANT-like DNA-binding domain-containing protein 7 yields MMESQNRKRAPAWTEREVRDLIVVWGEESVLSELRSSFQNAKTFVKISQGVKDRGHNRDPKQCRVKLKELRQAYQKTREANGRSGSEPQTCRFYDELHAILGGSATTTPAVLFDSFNGDGGNTEAGFGDEEEDDEVVDSSQQASGETAFPDSQEMFLTLDLEPVPPNPPKAASRTRQAEKGPPLHVFQ; encoded by the exons atgatggagtcccagaatcgcaaaagagctccagcatggactgaacgggaggtacgggatctgatcgttgtatggggagaggaatccgtgctatcagaactccgttccagttttcagaatgccaaaacctttgtcaaaatctcccagggcgtgaaggacagaggccataacagggacccgaagcagtgccgcgtgaaactgaaggagctgaggcaagcctaccagaaaaccagagaggcgaacggccgctccgggtcagagccccaaacatgccgcttctatgatgagctgcatgccattttagggggttcagccaccactaccccagccgttttgtttgactccttcaatggagatggaggcaacacggaagcaggttttggggacgaagaagaagatgatgaggttgtagatagctcacagcaagcaagcggagaaaccgcttttcccgacagccaggaaatgtttctcaccctggacctggagccagtacccccgaacccacccaaggctgcctcccggacccggcaggcggagaagggacctccg ctgcatgtgtttcaatga